Proteins encoded within one genomic window of Cumulibacter manganitolerans:
- the rpsT gene encoding 30S ribosomal protein S20, with translation MANIKSQIKRVKTNETARQRNLAVKSALKTSVRRFREAAAEGDADKASTALAHASRQLDKAASKGVIHRKQAANRKSGMAKTLATLGSE, from the coding sequence GTGGCGAACATCAAGTCCCAGATCAAGCGCGTCAAGACCAACGAGACCGCACGGCAGCGCAACCTGGCCGTCAAGTCGGCCCTCAAGACCTCCGTGCGTCGCTTCCGCGAGGCGGCCGCCGAGGGCGACGCCGACAAGGCGAGCACCGCTCTCGCGCACGCGTCGCGCCAGCTCGACAAGGCCGCCAGCAAGGGTGTCATCCACCGCAAGCAGGCCGCCAACCGCAAGTCGGGCATGGCCAAGACGCTGGCCACCCTCGGCAGCGAGTAG